In Dehalococcoidales bacterium, one DNA window encodes the following:
- a CDS encoding SDR family oxidoreductase, translating into MNNKNVVVTGGAGFIGSHLAETLARQDYEVIVLDDLSTGKLNNLEQCHHEVEFVEGSITDAVLLSKLFQGVDYVLHLAAIPSVPRSIDTPRASHDVNVTGTLNVLLAATQNKVKKVVYASSSSVYGDTPTLPKNEEMTPRPLSPYAAGKLAAESYCRVFREVYQLPTICLRYFNVYGPRQDPNSQYAAAIPKFISMAREGKPPVIFGDGEQTRDFTFVRDVVNANIMAMRSDVCGVFNVSRGESITINRLVELIMEQMGEKTSPVHQEPRKGDIKHSLADISKARAFGYEPKHDLQDGLAETLKWFNGR; encoded by the coding sequence ATGAATAATAAAAACGTGGTTGTCACCGGTGGCGCCGGATTTATCGGCTCGCACCTTGCCGAGACTTTGGCAAGACAGGATTATGAAGTCATTGTTCTTGATGACCTGTCTACAGGCAAGCTCAATAACCTGGAGCAATGTCACCATGAAGTCGAGTTTGTTGAAGGCAGCATTACTGATGCTGTTCTTCTCTCGAAACTATTCCAGGGTGTTGACTATGTTCTCCATCTGGCGGCTATCCCCAGCGTACCGCGAAGCATAGATACCCCCAGAGCCAGCCATGACGTCAACGTAACCGGAACACTGAATGTACTCCTGGCCGCCACACAAAATAAGGTCAAGAAAGTAGTATACGCATCCTCATCGTCTGTTTACGGTGATACTCCCACACTGCCCAAGAACGAAGAGATGACACCCCGTCCCTTGTCTCCGTATGCGGCAGGTAAGCTTGCCGCCGAGAGCTACTGCCGGGTCTTCAGAGAGGTTTACCAGTTGCCTACTATTTGTCTCAGGTACTTTAATGTCTATGGTCCGCGCCAGGACCCGAACTCGCAATACGCTGCGGCAATCCCCAAGTTCATCAGTATGGCCCGGGAAGGGAAGCCTCCTGTCATTTTCGGAGATGGTGAACAGACCAGAGATTTCACTTTTGTCAGGGATGTTGTCAATGCCAATATTATGGCGATGCGAAGCGACGTTTGTGGAGTATTCAATGTCAGCCGGGGAGAGAGCATAACCATAAACCGGTTGGTGGAACTTATCATGGAGCAAATGGGCGAAAAGACATCACCCGTTCATCAGGAGCCAAGGAAGGGGGACATCAAACACAGCCTGGCGGATATTTCTAAAGCCAGAGCTTTTGGCTATGAACCAAAACATGATTTGCAGGATGGATTAGCGGAAACGCTAAAATGGTTTAATGGCAGATAG
- a CDS encoding dienelactone hydrolase family protein — translation MYDLIMAAAMVALMSCTAAPGPAPTPATTPPPASTPAPTLTTTAPPGYVNPDAVESSEVAFSSEAFDVKAYLSKPGSAGSFPGLIIIHENRGLTPHIQDVARRFASQGYVALAPDLLSRVGGTAQFSTTDQAVAAIGTLSSEGVMTDLNSAFNYLRSRPDVQQDNIGVIGYCWGGGNSLLFATRNSGLGAAVVYYGPNPASIDDVADIAAPVLGIYGEEDTRISMNVPALVDAMNQFNKSFEYKIYPGAAHAFFNDTGTRYHPESAADAWQVTLSFLQKHLKDR, via the coding sequence TGTACTGCTGCACCTGGCCCGGCCCCAACACCCGCAACAACACCGCCTCCAGCTTCTACTCCAGCTCCCACCCTTACAACGACTGCTCCTCCGGGCTACGTTAATCCTGATGCTGTAGAAAGCTCTGAAGTCGCCTTCAGCAGCGAAGCGTTTGATGTCAAGGCTTATCTTTCTAAACCCGGGTCCGCCGGAAGCTTTCCCGGTTTGATAATTATTCACGAAAATCGAGGACTTACCCCGCATATTCAGGATGTTGCCCGGCGTTTTGCCAGCCAGGGGTATGTAGCTCTGGCTCCCGACCTCCTCTCCAGGGTTGGCGGGACAGCGCAGTTTTCCACTACCGACCAGGCCGTGGCAGCAATAGGCACGCTCTCAAGTGAAGGCGTGATGACAGACCTTAACTCCGCCTTTAACTATCTTCGGTCACGCCCTGATGTGCAGCAGGACAATATCGGGGTCATCGGTTATTGCTGGGGAGGTGGCAACTCGCTGCTTTTTGCCACGCGCAATAGCGGTCTCGGCGCGGCGGTGGTCTACTACGGGCCTAATCCCGCCAGTATAGATGATGTAGCCGATATCGCAGCGCCGGTGCTTGGCATCTACGGTGAGGAGGACACCAGAATCTCGATGAACGTACCGGCCCTTGTGGACGCCATGAACCAGTTCAATAAGTCGTTTGAGTATAAGATTTACCCGGGCGCCGCCCATGCCTTTTTCAATGATACCGGCACACGGTATCACCCTGAATCCGCCGCAGATGCCTGGCAGGTTACTCTGTCATTCTTGCAGAAGCATCTCAAAGACCGGTAG